A segment of the Colletotrichum destructivum chromosome 3, complete sequence genome:
CGCAGGTAGTTAATTCTATGGGTCGGCAGGGACAAGTCAGCGCCTGTGGATCATCCATAGTGCGCTAACCTGAGCTTGTTATTAACAATCAATGCGGCGGACATAGCTCAGTTGGGAGAGCGTCAGACTGAAGTCAACTTCAATCACTTAATCTGAAGGTCGTGTGTTCAATCCACACTGGCCGCATAatcttttgttttttttgaTATCTCTGTGCTTGACATTTTGgcacttttttttttttaataaGCAAGTAAAATGATAAAATGGAACCAAACTCCATGGGCTTAGTTTGGGCCAAGCAATACGCATCATCAATCAGCGCAAGCAAACCACTAACGCGATTCAAAACTGCGCACTCTGTGACATATTTCGGTGCCGGCAGTCCAGCGTGGTGTTCTACAATTCTTCATTCATTGACTGTTGAACGGTTGATCTTCTTACAGCATCTACGCAGTATTATGCCATATATTATTCTATGGCAAACTTGCGTGTTCTTGATAGTTCTGATCGTCCATCATGTCACCCGATCCTTTCTCTCTGTAAGCCAGATAATTCGCCCACTCAACCTGCTTTTCACATAGCGTTAGTTACGCAAGTCGATTGTGCCTGCACCTTTGACAAGCTCGAATTCGACATTGCACGCATTCCAAGATGAAACGGGGCATGTAGTCGTGGCACTCCTCGCACTCGCCCGGGGCTGAGCGCTTGGCCCAGTAAGGAGGTTTTGCacctccctctccatccGCCGGGCCAATTGCTGGGGTTGCAGCACTGGAATGTTTGCGTCGCGGTTCACGATGACGTTGGCGCGAGCGAAGAGCCTCTCCTTGTTCCAATGGGCACATTTGCAGGTTTTCCATTTTTTACCGCAAAGGTAGCAAAACTGAGCTCCGCAGCGACAAGCTAGCCCGAGGTGTGTGAGCTTGTGTACCCAGGAGAACATGATGGATAGACTTACTCATGTGGTAGCAACCGGTGACCAGCTCTACGAATCGGCGACAACCATAGCATCGCTGCCAGCCGTTCTTGTTGGCGAGTTGGAGCAGGCTTTGGGTAGCCGTGTCCTGCCCACAGTTCTGGTTCTCGTGCTTGGCGCCCTTGCAAATAGTGCAGGTTCTCGAATAACACTTGGGGCAGGTGGCGATGTCGTCCCTGATGAACTCTTTGGGGACAAGGTTGAACAGGTCGCCAGATGACAGTATGTTCTGTCGGGCGTCAAGAACTCCAGCGCCTTGGCCCGAAACTGCCCAATCAGTTTCGATGGGAGGAAGGTTCGGTTGTCCTCAATCGGGATCGATTTGCTGCAGCATCTGGGCGGGAATAGAGACTCGTCGGTAAGAGACATCTCGACGAGTGCCTCAAGGCAGGTACGGCAGTACTCGTGGCCGCACGGACAGCATGCAACGTCAGTAAAGTCATGCTGGTTCAAGCAGCAAATACACTCTCTTCGCTTTCTCTCGCCATCGCTTGTGGCCTGGTTGGAATGCGCTCGTGAATCGGCCCACGAGGATGACTCTGGTTGCATCAGTgtgtcgtcttcgtcgcgtTCTTCATCGGCAGTGCTTCCTGCAGATTCGTTGAATGTCTTGAGCTTTCCCAAGAGCTCATCATCCAGGCAGGGCGTCTCTCCTACAACAACCTCTACATCGTTCGtgccatcctcgccgacgactcCCCCACGGCTTACACCTAGAGCCgcttctctgtctctctgcgCCTGCTTCTCTTGCGCTACGAGAGCACTGATGACTTCACTGTCGGTCTGGATGGCTCGTGCGATGCTCTTAGACATACATCTGTCCGCGACGAGCTGGGCTTGGGATGCCAGCTCCGACTTATAGCAGTCTTTGGCAAGCTCAAAGTCGGGCGGTTCGTTTTCTCGGTGCTTTCCCTTGCTCATCCTTTGGAATTCCTCGAGATCCTCGTGCTGCATCTGGAGGATTGGCTGCAGGGTCCCGTCGTCCACGCCGTGACAGAACATCTTGGCCTGGAAGCTAAGGTTAGCGAAGCGGAACAAAAACCTCACGAGCGCCCCAAACTGATGGATCGTGTTCATTGGAGTTGAAGAGTCCGATACTGCTCCttaaaaaaagaaagaaaaaaaaaaggaatgGAAAGTATCAACAAACCACGATGAAATTCAATTCCCATGAATGATTGATGATCTGGTATGGGAGGATCGCGTCACTCGAGAAAGAATCTCAACGGAATGGAATGCAGCAGTTGCTGGGTTTTTACTTCGTTTTGGAGATTGTGAAGCGTGTTTTCCCGGGTGAGGTATAGGGCAGAGGAAGTAAGGACAAGGGCTATCTGGGTGTGAAAACGTAGGGAAGGAACTTCGGAATCTAATCTGAAGAATTGATCCCCCCTCACATAACAATCTCTGAAAATTCGACCTTCCGCATTAAAGAAATATCATGACAGCAGTTACTTACCCAgccgtccatccatccaccctcCCATCCTCTATTTTTAAGCCTGTCGTACTATAGGAAAACAGCTATCTTGATGTTCTAGATGTACATACATTTAATCAGTTACAACAACAATTATAAAAGATCTAGCCGTCTAACAGGCTAGTTGATATTGTATGATAACAGCAGCATCCTACTCTACAGTCTCTACTTTTTACAACGTCCTCGTTTGTTGCAGATGGCTTATCAACGCTCCGCCTCTACTTTCAAAAACTTCCACTCTTTAGAAGCTACCTTAGTTCAGATAGTAAATAAGAGGGTTCACACATACACTGGCAATCTGTGTCAAAAATAGCCTAAGCTAAAGGGGCAGCTCTACTGTGTAGATGTTTCACCACATACTCAACTCTATCACTTCTAATGTTATTACCTACAGAGATACAGCTTAGAGCATTATAGCTCACCTGCGTTCCTATGTGACGTTTCTTGGTATCAAAACCACCAAGCTTACTGCAGGGGACTTCAAATCACTGCAGCtcgagttcgccgccgcTAATAACACTCAGCCGGGctggggaaagggaggaagaaTAGATGCCTTTCATGGCCGCATGATGAGCACAGAGTTCAACCCAATTATTTCGTGAAATCTGatctttctcttcttcatccccTTCATCGGCCCCACTGGCGGTGCCATCGCGACCGGCGTGCGCACCCTGCTCTGGCCGATCGAAGTCGGTGCCGAGGTCGGTTTAGCCGTCTacagcatcgtcgacgacccgAAAAATGCCTTCATGACCGTTTCAGCACCCTCCTGGGCGCCGGCTTCAGCCGCGGCAAGTTCCGGGACGCCGCCAACTCAAGGCGCGACATGAGCTCTGGTGAGTATAACAGTCTCGGCAACTTCAAGCCCAAGCCTGACTCGATTAACAATCTCTGGAGTGGCCTTTGTTCTCGGTAGCTATAGGATCTTGACAGCAGGAAATCACAGTTGATTCCCGTGCTACTTACAGAATGTACGTGGACGtcggccatcatcgtcactTCGTCCACATCGCTTTCTTCCACTAGCGACTTCTGGGCCAAGCAATCCACTCTCGCCACTAATCAGGATTTTGATGAAACCTTACAACTAGACTGGCGCCCAACATCTAATAAAATACAATAAATACGGTAGAGAAAAGGACCGGTAAACCATTTCATGGTATTTATCAGGGTATTACAGCAGACAGTAATTGATGATTGAAGTTGGCGAAGAAAAGGGTGAttttcgccgatgactcagCCTGTTAGCTGGGGCCCAAAAGGGTCAAGCGCATGATGAGATGCACGATTGGTGAGTTCTGCCGTGGGGCTTATCTAAACGCCGATGACGATAAGACTCTACCTGTCTGAAAATTTCCAATGGACATGAGCGATCCCAGCGCTCAGTCTTGCTAGTCTTGCGACCAAACAGCAGGAAAACTCATCGACAAAATGGCGGACGATGGCATGATTCTCAATTTTGACATGGGCAGCGGCCCTGTCAAGCCCCACGTCAAGATCCAGGGCGGACGATGGCGCGAGAGGAACAAGGCGCAGAGGATCGCGAACAAGAGCGAGAAGGGACCTTCGTCCCCCTCTGAAGATGCCCCGCTGCCGCAAAGATACACACCCGGATCCAGAAAACCTCAGAGAGACGACCGCCCCGGAGACGATGACGCCTCGTATGAGCGCCCGGCCAAGCGGCCGAGAGCAGAGCACCCCCAGGCGAACGCCTACCGCACAGGCAAGCTGCCGCCTGGCAGCATCTCCAGCGGCAGACCAAGAGACGGCCCGGTCACCTCCAAACTCTTTTCTTACAACCCGACGCCCAAGACGATATTCGATGAGCCCGGTGCCGAGAAGGTTGAGGAAAAGGTGGCTGAACCCTCAAACGCGCCGCTTTCGGATGAAGCTGCTAGCTTCCACGCCCTCGGAATCTCAAGACGACTGGCCCTGACGCTGTCCGGCAAGATCCAGCTCaaggcgccgacggccatcCAGGCCAAGGTCATTCCTCAACTCATCACCGAAGATAGCGACGCCTTCGTGCAGGCCCAGACGGGTTCCGGAAAGACCCTCGCTTACCTTCTCCCCATCATCCAGCGGATTCTCTCGGTCGAGGGCCAGATCAAGAGAGACTCGGGCCTGTTCGCCATCGTTATGGCGCCAACCCGCGAACTTTGCCGACAGATCGAGCTTGTCCTCGCCAAGGTGCTTCCGCCGTACTTGGTCAGCACGACGGTCATTGGTGGTGAAAGCAAGCATTCCGAGAAGAGCCGTCTGCGGAAAGGTGTCAACATTCTCATCGCGACACCCGGTCGCCTCAGCGATCATCTTCAGCACACCAAGACTCTCGATGTCGGTACGGTGAGGTGGCTGGTGCTCGACGAAGGCGATCGCCTGATGGAGATGGGGTTCGAGGCTGAGCTGCGGACCATCGTCAGCAAGATCCGCGAGGGCCCCCTGGCAAAGTCGACGGCCAATGGCGTCTCGCTCGCCAATCTCCCCCAGCGCCGCGTCACCGTTCTCTGCTCAGCAACCATGAAGATGAACGTCCAGAAGCTCGGTGAGATCAGTCTGGAGGACGCCGTCCACATAACGACGTCGGAGGAGGAACAGGTCGACGGAGAGGAGATCAAGTTCGAAGCACCGGCGCAGCTGAAGCAGAACTACTTGATCGTACCCGCCAAGCTGCGACTGGTCACGCTCATCGCGCTGCTGAAATCAACATTTTCGCGCAAGGGCTCCGTGATGAAGGCCATCATCTTTTTGTCCTGTGCCGATTCCGTCGACTACCACTTCGACCTCCTGCGTCAACCGCCGGGCAAGGATGAGAAGCCGACCGACAACCCGTCACCGACCGCGAACaccgtggctccgtcagcATACATCACCTCAgccgccaacaccaacatcgTCCTACACAGACTGCACGGTTCTCTTCCCCAACCTGTGCGTACAGCGACACTGGCCTCATACAGCAAATGTACGGACCCGACGGTCCTCATCACGACAGATATCGCGTCGCGTGGTCTCGATGTGCCCTCCGTGGAGTTGGTCGTCGAGTACGACCCCGCCTTCAGCGCAGCAGACCACGTCCACCGCATCGGTCGTACGGCACGTGCTGGCCGGCCCGGTAAGGCCATCCTGTTCCTCATGCCTGGCTGTGAAGAAGGCTACATCGACCTCCTCAAAGCCAAGAAcgcctcccctcccaaaCCTGAGCTCTACGACACCGTGCTTCACAAGGGCCTCACGACGGGCATGGAATTCCCCGTTGAGACGGACGCAAAGCCCCAGCCCGCGGCCGATAGGGGCTTCAGCACCCGCGCCGAGAACCTCCAGCTTCATCTGGAACAACGCCTTCTCCTGCCATCGTCCAccaagctcctcgacgaggcgcgcAAGGCCTTCCGCTCGCACATCAGGGCGTACGCGACCCACATCAAGGAGGAACGCGTCTACTTTGACATCAACGAGCTGCATCTGGGTCACATGGCCAAGGCGTATGGACTGCGCGAGGCGCCGTCGGGCATTGGTCGCGGTGGCCACGAcagcaagaagacggccatgaagaagaaggcggccggcagGAGAGGCGACAACAGGCCCTCGGGCAACGCCATGGAGGACATTGATACCAACGGAGCTGAGCCGAGCGAGATGGAGAGAAAGATGAAGCAGAAGATGAGGTCTGTGATGAACGCAGCCAGCGAATTCAACCTGGGTTGATTGGGAGAAAGGGaagtctctttctcactTTTTCTTATGTCGTGGACTGGGTACGGATAATAGATAAAAACGGTCAAACTCATAGCGTTTACATATAGTCATATCCCGAATCGGGtactttctttctttcaTGCAAAGTTCTATCTCGCGAGATCAACCTATGGGGTAGTTGCTTAAGAGGGGGACGATGATAGAGCAAGtggggtgagagagaggtctTTCTCCAGAATCAGAGCAGCTAGCCGTCTGTGCGCAAAACAAGTCAACTCCACTGACATCCACACGCAGATATTTCACTTAGGGCTCGTGACAGTCATCAATCCAATCCGATATGGTGTAGTGGCCAACATGATGCCCTCTCAATCACGGTACTGAACCGTGAAATGGAAAGGCATAGCCCCGAGTTCGATTCTCGGTTTCGGAAGAACACGAGACGTCATATCgcctctcttttcttttttcccaAGGTCTTTCTTAAGAAAGCCCAGCTTGTTCTGGTTGTTTGTTGTTCTTGTATAAATGGATGCGATAGCATCGTTCGTCCTGCCCCATAATTGCATATCTTGCATAACTACAGATACCAAACTACCTGCCTACTTAGTGCACGCTTAGAAGATGGACCAGTCTCTCTGTGTCAACCACCTCCATCGCGCCTGCCTACTACGCCAACGAGAGTGTCGATTGATCTCATTGTCTTATCGATTGAAAcccccctctttctttctcatGCAATGAACTCGCTTGCGTTGCTTGGAACGTCCACTAACTACGGATTCCATACACCTTTTGCACCATGACGCGACGACTTCCTTGGGACCGCGATGGCCCGGAAACGTTACCAACACCGACGAAGCCTACAACTGCGACTCCGCGCAAAGCCGCGACGCCTGGGCGGGCCACAACACCAAAGGCGACTGGGACTCCTGCGCCGCTGTACAAGCGGAACGGCAAACGAGCCCGCTCGAATGACTTTCTCGGGGGTACGTGCCGACAGATGTTCTTTGCTCACTCAACAGGGAAACTCACTGAAACGACCACAGATAGGAGTCCTCCAACCTCACCACCTCCTGAGCCCATCCCAGAAATGTAAATTCGTCTAGGCTTACATACTAACTGCCCACGGGACGCTAATGAACAAACAGCTTTATGACCGAGGgcctcgacaacgacgacggttACCGcatggtcgaggacgagctcTTCACCATCGCAGGGCAATTCACCGCTCATCTCCACGCGGCGGAGTACCAGCGCCTCAAGGCGCAGACGCGTTCACAGAATGCAGAGACGATCAAGAACATCTCGCGCCCCGTCGTTGGATCTCTCACAGAGCTCGCGCGCAAGCGCCAAGAAGAGCTGCTCCgtaagaagaagcagcgcgAGGCCTTGCGGCGGGCGAAGCAGGAGGCCGGCCGGGAGGACGATGAGAgcggagacgagacgggcgtGCCGTGGCGGGGCACGTCGCTGCAAGGGCTCATGCACAGCCGCAAGAAGCAGGAGGTGCCGTTGATGGCGCTTACGAGGGCCGACTTGGGGACGAAGGCTTCGAGTGTGTTTGGGGGCGTGGTGAAATCTCAGAGCCAGAGGCCGGCGACTGCAACGAGAcgcgacgaggatgatgcggagacggaggacgaGAGCGATGACCTTGGAGATCTCGGCCAAGCCCTAGTCAGAGGGAGTGCCGTGGTCAGCAAACCGTCGACTGCAAGGCCGGCTCATCCGCCCAAACCTGCTGCGAAAGCAACGAGCCGACCTTCTCCGCAACCATCCAGCAGCCGGGTAGCAGAGGCCATGGCTGCCGCACACAGCCGACGTCCATCCACCACCGTGACAGCGAAATCAGTCTCGCCAACCACCACAGCCACGAAGACAAAGCCGACTtttgacgaagacgaagatgacgatgacatATTTACAAGATTCAAGAACCGGAAGGCCAATTCAAGGTCACAGCGTCGGGTACCGGAGACGAAGAAAGATGAGCAAGAGTCGAAGGGCAGTCGGGATATCATTCCTTCTTTCATCTGAATGTCCTCAATACGAATGGACATATTTACGTTTTCCGTCGCTCGCTATTACGTTGACAGCACCTTGGTCTACCCGATCGATGAAAAGCTGATACCCTGATCTCTTTACCGACATAATGGCTGGCCCTGGAGTCGACTCCAGGGCCGATGGAGATGCCTGACTGGCGTCTTTCATGCTTCCATTTCGGTTTATCGTTATGtgccccctttcccttggCGAAACCTCCATGGCTGGCTTGATTAGGCTTTCGTTTCCCCTCTTCCACCGGGCCTACCTCAATGATCCTAAACCATATCTGATTGT
Coding sequences within it:
- a CDS encoding Putative Zinc finger, RING-type, E3 ubiquitin ligase RBR family, TRIAD, whose protein sequence is MNTIHQFGALVRFLFRFANLSFQAKMFCHGVDDGTLQPILQMQHEDLEEFQRMSKGKHRENEPPDFELAKDCYKSELASQAQLVADRCMSKSIARAIQTDSEVISALVAQEKQAQRDREAALGVSRGGVVGEDGTNDVEVVVGETPCLDDELLGKLKTFNESAGSTADEERDEDDTLMQPESSSWADSRAHSNQATSDGERKRRECICCLNQHDFTDVACCPCGHEYCRTCLEALVEMSLTDESLFPPRCCSKSIPIEDNRTFLPSKLIGQFRAKALEFLTPDRTYCHLATCSTLSPKSSSGTTSPPAPSNCGQDTATQSLLQLANKNGWQRCYGCRRFVELVTGCYHMTCRCGAQFCYLCGKKWKTCKCAHWNKERLFARANVIVNRDANIPVLQPQQLARRMEREVQNLLTGPSAQPRASARSATTTCPVSSWNACNVEFELVKGAGTIDLRN
- a CDS encoding Putative helicase, P-loop containing nucleoside triphosphate hydrolase — translated: MADDGMILNFDMGSGPVKPHVKIQGGRWRERNKAQRIANKSEKGPSSPSEDAPLPQRYTPGSRKPQRDDRPGDDDASYERPAKRPRAEHPQANAYRTGKLPPGSISSGRPRDGPVTSKLFSYNPTPKTIFDEPGAEKVEEKVAEPSNAPLSDEAASFHALGISRRLALTLSGKIQLKAPTAIQAKVIPQLITEDSDAFVQAQTGSGKTLAYLLPIIQRILSVEGQIKRDSGLFAIVMAPTRELCRQIELVLAKVLPPYLVSTTVIGGESKHSEKSRLRKGVNILIATPGRLSDHLQHTKTLDVGTVRWLVLDEGDRLMEMGFEAELRTIVSKIREGPLAKSTANGVSLANLPQRRVTVLCSATMKMNVQKLGEISLEDAVHITTSEEEQVDGEEIKFEAPAQLKQNYLIVPAKLRLVTLIALLKSTFSRKGSVMKAIIFLSCADSVDYHFDLLRQPPGKDEKPTDNPSPTANTVAPSAYITSAANTNIVLHRLHGSLPQPVRTATLASYSKCTDPTVLITTDIASRGLDVPSVELVVEYDPAFSAADHVHRIGRTARAGRPGKAILFLMPGCEEGYIDLLKAKNASPPKPELYDTVLHKGLTTGMEFPVETDAKPQPAADRGFSTRAENLQLHLEQRLLLPSSTKLLDEARKAFRSHIRAYATHIKEERVYFDINELHLGHMAKAYGLREAPSGIGRGGHDSKKTAMKKKAAGRRGDNRPSGNAMEDIDTNGAEPSEMERKMKQKMRSVMNAASEFNLG